A region from the Mustela erminea isolate mMusErm1 chromosome 10, mMusErm1.Pri, whole genome shotgun sequence genome encodes:
- the LOC116567649 gene encoding RNA-binding protein FUS-like, whose protein sequence is MASNDYTQQATQSYGAYPTQPGQGYSQQSNQPYGQQSYSGYGQSDTSGYGQSSYGSSYGQTQNTGYGTQSAPQGYGLTGGYGSNQSSQSSYGQQSSYPGYGQQPAPSSTSGSYGSGSQSSGYGQPQSGGYGQQSGYSGQQQGYGQQQSSYNPPQGYGQQNQYNSSSGGNYGQDQSSMSRGGGRYGNQDQSGGGGGYRGGQQDCGGRGRGSGGGYNSSSGGYEPRGREGGRGGRGGLGGSDRGGLNKFGGPWDQGSRHDSEQDNSDNTTTLVQDLGENVTIESVADYFKQIGIIKTNKKTGQPMINLYTDRETGKLKGEATVSFDDPPSAKAAIDWFDGKEFSGNPIKVSFATRRADFNWGGGNALGGRGRGGPMGCGGYGGGGSGGGGRGGFPSGGAGGGQQRAGDWKCPNLICENMIFSWRNECNQCKAPKPDGPGGGPGGSHMGGNYGDDCRGGRGGYDRGSYQGQGGDHGGSRGGRGGRDRGGFGPGKMDSRGEHRQDRRERPY, encoded by the coding sequence ATGGCCTCAAACGATTATACCCAACAAGCAACCCAAAGCTATGGGGCCTACCCCACCCAGCCTGGGCAGGGCTATTCCCAGCAGAGCAATCAGCCCTATGGACAACAGAGTTACAGTGGTTATGGCCAGTCAGACACTTCAGGCTATGGCCAGAGCAGCTATGGTTCTTCTTATGGACAGACCCAGAACACAGGCTATGGCACTCAGTCAGCTCCCCAGGGATATGGCTTAACTGGTGGCTATGGCAGTAACCAGAGTTCTCAGTCATCTTATGGGCAACAGTCCTCTTATCCTGGCTATGGCCAGCAGCCAGCTCCTAGCAGCACCTCGGGAAGTTATGGTAGTGGTTCTCAGAGCAGCGGCTACGGGCAGCCCCAGAGTGGGGGCTATGGCCAGCAGTCTGGCTATAGTGGACAGCAGCAAGGCTATGGACAGCAGCAAAGCTCCTATAATCCCCCTCAAGGCTATGGACAGCAGAACCAGTACAACAGTAGCAGTGGAGGTAACTACGGCCAAGATCAGTCCTCCATGAGTCGTGGCGGTGGCCGTTATGGCAATCAGGAccagagtggtggtggtggtggctacAGGGGAGGCCAGCAGGACTGTGGGGGCCGTGGCCGGGGCAGTGGCGGTGGTTACAACAGTAGCAGCGGTGGCTATGAACCCAGAGGTCGTGAAGGTGGCCGTGGAGGCAGAGGCGGCTTGGGCGGAAGTGACCGTGGTGGCCTCAATAAATTTGGTGGCCCTTGGGACCAAGGATCACGTCATGACTCCGAACAGGATAATTCAGACAACACCACCACCTTGGTGCAGGACTTGGGCGAAAATGTTACAATTGAGTCTGTGGCTGATTACTTCAAGCAGATTGGTATTATtaagacaaataagaaaacaggacAGCCCATGATTAATCTGTACACAGACAGGGAAACGGgcaagctgaagggagaggcaaCGGTGTCGTTTGATGACCCACCATCTGCTAAAGCAGCTATTGACTGGTTTGATGGTAAAGAATTCTCTGGGAATCCTATCAAGGTCTCATTTGCTACTCGGCGAGCAGACTTCAATTGGGGCGGTGGCAATGCTCTTGGAGGCCGAGGGCGAGGAGGACCTATGGGCTGTGGAGGCTACggaggtggtggcagtggtggtggtggccgGGGAGGATTCCCTAGTGGTGGTGCTGGCGGCGGCCAGCAGCGAGCTGGTGACTGGAAGTGTCCAAATCTTATATGTGAGAACATGATCTTCTCCTGGAGGAATGAATGCAACCAGTGTAAGGCCCCTAAACCAGATGGCCCAGGAGGGGGACCAGGAGGCTCTCATATGGGGGGTAACTATGGAGATGATTGTCGTGGTGGAAGAGGAGGCTATGATCGGGGCAGCTACCAAGGCCAAGGTGGGGACCATGGGGGCTCCCGAGGGGGCCGGGGTGGTAGGGACAGAGGTGGCTTTGGCCCTGGCAAGATGGACTCCAGAGGTGAGCACAGACAGGATCGCAGGGAGAGGCCGTATTAG